A single Cyclopterus lumpus isolate fCycLum1 chromosome 3, fCycLum1.pri, whole genome shotgun sequence DNA region contains:
- the mphosph10 gene encoding U3 small nucleolar ribonucleoprotein protein MPP10, with product MASEAMLSVLEECVNTIKSNTAQPENFLSLQDGVAADFTSLTKILYDLHKTEEPGNYKGSPLAQLVVENFDEEQIWQELELQNNAVMKHFKNAADEALADDTFTVLVEEEEEEESSVEAEVETDAEEEEEPPRKSKKMAVETEGGEEEYTDEDSDLDFDVDALEKREKQKKEIGRKGSTTKVVPSEVDDTFFKLSEMESFLDDMDKREGKEDKNEDELDYFQDLPSGEEDNLDLGEILSAKNKNKITVKSSRNLKYKDFFDAVDSEPAKADDQSDGEDDSMNKSQEQGGEEISDQADDYDGEEEGDDEDEETETSHKKVTFNLSKDEDSEGEDMVDIFGGKTPRSAKSESKSSFEKRQEKMSEKIEELEKAALAQKSWQLTGEVTAQTRPENSMLEEDVEFEQTGRMAPSITEETTLQLEDIIKQRIKDQAFDDVVRKEKPKEEVFEYKKRLTLDHEKSKQSLAEIYEQEYLKQNQQKTEEVENPTHVEIDKLMDTLFLKLDALSNFHFTPKPPVAEVKVVSNLPSVTMEEVAPVSASDGTLLAPEEIKEKNKAGDILGDTEKTSTDKKRDRRHKKTVKRIKIKEKEKRQKLKEASTTGENRKQSKAEVTENLKKLTKGGKAKILKDEGKDKALRSSQAFFSELQDQVKSQIKSAKDQSSKKKKHKEVSVSKLKL from the exons ATGGCTAGTGAAGCTATGTTGAGCGTGCTGGAGGAGTGTGTGAACACAATAAAAAGCAACACAGCACAACCAGAGAACTTTCTGAG CCTTCAAGATGGCGTGGCAGCAGACTTTACCTCTCTCACTAAGATCCTGTATGACCTCCACAAAACTGAAGAGCCTGGAAATTATAAAGGCAgccctttggctcagctggtgGTGGAAAACTTTGATGAAGAGCAGATCTGGCAGGAGCTGGAGCTACAGAACAATGCTGTaatgaaacactttaaaaatgCAGCTGATGAAGCTTTGGCAGATGACACATTCACGGTGctggtagaggaggaggaggaagaagagagtaGTGTGGAGGCAGAAGTCGAGACTGatgctgaagaggaggaggaaccacCCAGAAAGTCTAAGAAAATGGCTGTAGAGACTGAGGGTGGGGAAGAGGAGTACACTGATGAAGACTCAGATTTAGATTTTGATGTGGACGCTCTGGAGAAAcgagagaaacagaagaaggagaTTGGAAGGAAAGGTTCCACAACAAAGGTGGTTCCCTCTGAGGTTGATGATACATTCTTCAAACTGTCAGAGATGGAGTCATTTCTGGATGATATGGACAAgcgagaaggaaaggaggataAGAACGAAGATGAGCTAGACTATTTTCAGGACCTGCCCTCCGGAGAAGAAGACAATCTCGATTTGGGTGAAATACTTTcagccaaaaataaaaataaaatcact gtAAAGAGTTCAAGGAATCTCAAGTACAAAGACTTCTTTGATGCTGTGGATAGTGAACCAGCTAAAGCGGATGACCAGTCAGATGGCGAGGATGACAGCATGAATAAAAGCCAGGAACAAGGTGGAGAAGAAATATCTGACCAGGCtgatgattatgatggtgaagaggagggggacGATGA GgatgaagagacagaaacatCTCATAAGAAAGTCACCTTTAACCTCTCTAAGGACGAGGACAGCGAGGGAGAGGACATGGTGGACATTTTTGGAGGAAAAACTCCACGCTCAGCAAAATCTGAATCAAAGTCATCGTTTGAAAAACGGCAAGAAAAG ATGTCAGAGAAGATAGAGGAGTTGGAGAAAGCCGCTCTAGCACAAAAATCATGGCAGTTGACGGGAGAGGTTACCGCACAGACTCGTCCAGAAAACAGCATgctggaggaagatgtggagtTTGAGCAGACAGGCAGGATGG CCCCTAGTATCACAGAGGAAACCACACTACAGCTTGAAGACATCATCAAACAGAGAATTAAAGACCAG GCGTTTGATGATGTGGTCCGCAAGGAGAAACCCAAAGAGGAGGTGTTTGAGTACAAGAAGAGGCTAACGTTGGACCATGAGAAGAGCAAGCAGAGTCTAGCGGAGATCTATGAGCAAGAATACCTCAAGCAGAATCAG CAAAAAACCGAGGAAGTGGAAAACCCAACTCATGTAGAAATTGATAAACTTATGGACACACTCTTCCTAAAGTTGGATGCTCTCTCCAACTTCCACTTCACACCCAAACCA CCCGTTGCCGAAGTCAAAGTGGTGTCTAACCTGCCGTCTGTCACAATGGAGGAAGTGGCTCCAGTCAGTGCTAGCGATGGCACGCTGCTCGCACCAGAAGAAATCAAA GAGAAGAACAAAGCAGGAGATATTCTGGGTGATACTGAGAAGACGTCAACGGACAAGAAGCGTGACAGACGCCACAAGAAGACGGTTAAGCGTATAAAGAtcaaggagaaggaaaagaggcAGAAACTTAAAGAGGCCAGTACAACTGGGGAGAACAGGAAGCAGTCAAAGGCTGAAGTCACAGAAAACCTGAAGAAACTCACAAAAGGAGGCAAAGCCAAGATACTCAAG GATGAGGGGAAGGACAAGGCTCTGCGGTCCTCTCAAGCCTTCTTCTCTGAGCTGCAGGACCAGGTTAAAAGTCAGATCAAAAGTGCAAAGGACCAGtcttcaaagaagaagaaacacaaagaggttTCTGTCAGCAAACTCAAGTTATAA
- the mcee gene encoding methylmalonyl-CoA epimerase, mitochondrial, whose protein sequence is MASTMLKVAVTGLSRCSRLTLLRTHSTKPSLHQGLPGSLWKLGRLNHIAIAVPDMEKATALYRDVLGATVSEQVPLPEHGVYTVFVELGNTKLELLHPLGEKSPIAGFLLKNKSGGMHHICIEVDNINAAIADLKEKNIRTLSAEPRIGAHGKPVMFLHPKDCDGVLVELEEA, encoded by the exons ATGGCGTCCACAATGCTGAAGGTTGCAG TGACAGGTCTTTCCAGATGTTCTCGCCTCACACTCCTGAGGACGCATTCAACGAAACCATCCCTTCATCAGGGCCTTCCCGGGTCCCTCTGGAAGCTTGGGAGGCTGAACCACATTGCCATCGCTGTCCCTGACATGGAGAAGGCCACGGCTCTGTATCGGGACGTGCTGGGGGCCACAGTGAGTGAGCAGGTGCCCCTGCCCGAGCACGGCGTCTACACAGTGTTTGTGGAGCTCGGCAACACTAAGCTGGAGctgcttcatcctctgggggaGAAGAGTCCGATCGCTGGCTTCTTACTGAAGAACAAGTCTGGAGGGATGCACCACATTTGTATTGAG GTAGACAACATTAACGCTGCAATAGCAGacctgaaagaaaagaacatcaGAACTCTGTCAGCAGAACCCCGGATAGGTGCTCACGGGAAACCGGTGATGTTCCTCCATCCTAAAGACTGTGACGGTGTGCTGGTGGAGCTTGAAGAAGCCTGA